The DNA region atacttttataaaactatatgAAACTTTATACAGCtacatatagaaatatatagctttatataattatatatacttatacacAAATCGTTCACAAGTTtgtacacatttatatatacatagaaatttaacattaaaatatggttggataaattatatatactaattttgttttaatttacttgTCGGAATTCtacataaaattatgtaaaaatgtaaaatgtcaaaattgtTAGTTATAAGTATATCGTTATCTATAGATAGACATTTGAGAGATGACTATTgagaattcaatttttaaacaatttataaagaattactttgattaatgtcttagataatgagttatgagttaattaaaatacatacaatGTTTTGTGaacagaataaaattattattattataaaaaactgtacaatttataaatattcttatatatatataaattatcatgtagACATATAGAAGTTaatagacttaaatattttttactatatattgtaaaaattctgttttCATAACATAAAGATGGTGAGTGAACAAAATGATTAATGtatgtaatttcaagcatttctacagccttatctgttgaagctaggtattAAGCaggtttattgttggttatttatttctaaacaatttatagaataacttttttctatttaacaattagttttGAGTTTTGATAAACGAAAAATGTTGTGAATTGATTGCTATTTCCGTGAATTAGAAATaacttaacacaaaaaatgtaacttttaaataaaatttgtaataaaatttagtaaatttaaaactagTGGTAAATTCTATGCTAGATTTTACTTGTATCGtgaatttagtatttttaaacagaaattacaataaaaattgtaaatatggcttagtagtgtatatagtcaatggctatttttacataattttattgtaaaatatgtatcaatatacgaataattttataaaatacaacgggctttttactatttattttgtacacGTTTGtaatagttaatattttatatataactttataaaattatatatagctgTATGTAACTTTATAaagttgtatataattatatatagagagtttgaaaattctttaaattttttatataattatataaaattatataaaattttataaaattttataaagttatatgtgaatatataaaggtatgtaaagatatatataaatttcgttcctcgggtagtaatttttataaaattcctGAAAGCTGTATAATGTTCTATTTAGTGTTTCCCaaagtatgtttgtattatgcgcattgtaaaaaaagcgatacaagtcgcgcacgttaccaGGGTACTACCAGCGTACTACCAGGGTGCTACCtctcaattatgcggcgatCACATAGCGATAGAGTTTTCATATACAGCAGTCTaattcacggggcaaattttttacaatttagggcttttttttgccgctgatggcgcttgtaaaaattttttttatctagatTTCACATATAAAAGGTATAAAAGCTTAACAAGCGCTGCCAGTAGAgtaaaaaagccctaaattgtaatgccctgtgaatacagGTGCTGTGAATTGAACTGCGGTACAAAATACGGTATTGATACGCTAATTTACCGTTCAATACCGTATCAATAatttgtatgtaaaaatacGGTATCATTGAAATTCTCGATACCAATACCGTATTTACAACTATAGAGATGTAACTCATGgtactgaaaaataatttaatataagttaaaattcaatgtttattcTTACTCACgttacttttattttgattcaattaatgcgcgaaaataaacaggaaaaaaaataaccacccaaaagaaagcacctaataTCTTcaccatcttttttttaatatgaaagaCCAGTTGGATTCAAAATTACATTTAGAAAATCACTCAATTTTAGATGGCTGTTAACTTCTTTGAAGATAATGTCAATTTGTATTGGTTGTGGCCACAAATAGCTTTCATCTttctaaaaacaataataaaaaatgaatagtaaataatgaataaatgataGTTTTGCAATAGTATTTGAAATATTGGATTAAATCACTcctcatttttaaatagttttgtGTTGAACTGTCTACCTAAAGAAGTTCAGATGTTGAAATGCTATAAGATTATCAATTATGCATGGACACAGCTGTTGACAGCGTCTTAACAATATCCCAAGCACATacatttattatgataatttccGTCAATCGTGAATTATTaggtataaatattgtataccATCTAATATAATGTCACCgtcttattaatttaaacaaaataattcgaTGAACTGAATATGACAGACCATACACAAACCGTTTgttttgatttgtttattaataataataacaatattaaatataatatggcGAATAATGCATGCGCGCgccgatttttatttttatcttgcgTGCGTAagtaggtgctttcttttgtgtatttattttttttcctatttatttTCGTGCAGGCGCagttgaatgcgcagtcagcaacaagtcagattgcaacagcgtaggacataaggagctggatcagccatgttttaattcttattttttaagaattatttgtttcgacGCCACTACTCTCTCCTCAACTTTGCATGACatacgcatgtgcatgatcatgcgcattaaagtgaaaaaaaaaaaatacacaaaagaaagcaccttgtgtatttagctttttttttttttttttgcttattttcATGCATGCGCAattgaatgcgcagtcagcaaaaagtcagtttgcaacagcgtaggacataaggggctggatcagccatattttaattcttattttttaagaattatttgttcgacgccactgttctctcatcagcacccgtattcagaggatgttctcattagggctttttttccgatggcggcgcttgtgaactttttatatagattttacacatagaaaagcttcacaagcgccaccatcggaaaaagcATTATCCTCATCTACATACTAATGctgctttattatttattttttttcactttaatacgcatgatcatgcacatgcgcatGTTATGCAAACATGAGaagagaacagtggcgtcgaaacaaataattcttaaaaaataagaattaaaacatggctggTCCAGCATGTCAATCAATCTTTCCCGACTGCGCATTTGAATGCGCATGcgtgaaaataaacaggaaaaaaaataaacacctaaggggacgttccaaaaatcactcggaaactCGGAAGGTCAAGAttgtgatcatagaaaatttttgatattttgttgtggtagacatgattttttgttcatgtatttttataggcacaaaacactaaattattattgtttaattattaataataattataaaaaatactttttacaactgtaataagtaacaaaagtaaatggcatatgcaatatggctgtttttgttgcttacaatatctacagtaacctctagttacttttaagtttattttatctctatattttttcatctactgcgccggtccgggtttccgagtgatttttggaacgtcccccaaaagaaagcacttTTTAAGTTTGCATGACAGGCGCATGTGCATAGTCATGCgcataaaagtgaaaaaaaataaatacacaaaagaaggCGCCTAGGGCAGCGTTCGATAGCTGGCCGAGGCCAAAAATCCggccaattttttatcatggtttattttatatgttcgtagtgtcagcactgctacattataatttcaaataaagtGAATCCAGCAGAAGAGTGCCGCGACAGTTTTAGCTAAATTATATGTTTGTTCATCGTTTACATGAAAACTGTCGCGGCACTCTCCTGCGGGATTTACAAGTTGATCTTTCCGTTGGCTCTAGTgagatttttgaatttatttttgatggcTTTTTTAAGTTCCGCTTTCAGGCCGCCAGTCAGGCCCCTAGCCATCGAATGCCCAATATCGAACGCTCCCCAGTGCAATCGTACGATTGCACGTAAGCACTCAATGTCCCTACCCGGCATCCgtagcagtccaattcacagggcaaattttttacaatttagggctttttttttgccggtgatggagcttggaacattttttttatatagattttacatacaaaagcttcacaagcgccgctagtggaggaaaaaagctctaaattgtaATACCCTGTGAATTACACTGCGGGTGCAGTGACCATAAGTGCCATACTCACAACTCACAAGCATTTCTCCATTAGTCCATGAAGTCTGCGAAttcttgattttaataattgtataccACTCAATCTGCAGTGACAGCTTTAAAAGCTGGTGTTAATACAATACTTAATTACATTAGTTATCTCacgataataatatgaatgcATTCTGTTTATGTCCACGCGTAATAATTCGCGCGCACATGCCCATGACGATTGATTCGCTTGGTAAGTAAACccattaattgaatatatcataatcatttttaatttttcaaacttttcCACTCTGAAAGGCAAACGATACATTAAACGACACGTCGCTCCCACATTTAAGGAAATTGGGAAGCGAAAAAAACAACTCTGTGCACCATTAGAACCAGTTCGAAGTTCCTTTCTAGAGTGGAACTATGATGCCGAGATTTATGCATTTAATCAACGACTCACAGAAAAATTTGACAGTAAATTGCTGGTTCGTGCGTTAACTCATCGCTCATATGTTGTGCAGCAAGAAAATGAGGAAAGAAAGGTCGGCATCGAAGATCATCAGATCACCATAGATGACAACCAAGAACTGATCAACGTGGGTTCGACTTTAACTtctaaaattgttaaaatttatttgagtcTAGCACTACCTCGAGCACCGAAAGAATGTATTCAGTAAGCTAACCAAACAATGAGCATTATTGTCGAAACAACGCGtttcaaaatgatttaatttttagagcCTGTCACGATCATCTCTTAACAGAAGAAGTATTGGCAAGAAGTTCTTTATTGATTGGCACAAAAGACATTATTCTCACTGAGGTAACTAAGATGTACATACTGTCAACATGATTGTTTCTATGCCTTTATAGTGTAACAGTGTTTTTGCATTTTCAATAGGAATCTCCTCCGTTACAATCTACTTTAGCCAATACATTTCTAGCGCTTGTCGCTGCTCTTTCTAAGAGCACAAACGAAGTTCACGCCGGTAAATTTGTGCGAGATTTTATTCTTATGACTCTAACGGAGCGTGATCTCGCTGAACTATGGTGCCCGGAAAATCCTATcaaaattctaaataaaattcttgCAAACGAAACAAAAGAACCAGTGGAACCTCGATTAATCACGCAATGCGGTGTCAATTCAGTTCTGCCAGCTTACCAAATTGCTCTTTACTCAAAAAAAGAATATCTTGCTGAAGGTAAGACCATCCATTTACATAAGATCTTTTATACACAATTCCTAATTCGACAAAATTTAACGTTTGAAGGTATTGAAACTTCGGTAGAAAAAGCTATGCGTGTAGCGTCATTGAATGCACTTTATGATATGTTTGGCATTTCATCCTCGAGCAAACCCATCGCAGCTAACATCATTGTTGATCCATCATCTAATCCTGTTGAAAACTTGCCGCTTAATGAGTGGTGTACAAGAAATGCCACCAAACTAATGGAGAAAAGAAGTGTTTAATAAGTGATCTGTTtaactgttttattttgtattcaataaaattaataaatatataactgtTCAGATCGTTTTTTTGTACTAGATTTGTACAAAACAAGTTCTGTGGATTTATAAACGGATTTGGTGTTCCATATGTTTACATCAGATACAGTTACCGTACTCAAAATCTTATCGGGACTTGTCTTGATTTGAGAATGAATGTCTTGATCAGTCCTGATGACGcctttttcatataaaatgtCCTGATACACGTGTCACATACTCAAATATGTATGCTTCATTCGGGCTGGATAGGCAACCTCGTCCAtctcttgtttatttttgaaatttttgtattcacaaagaaaaaagagtaaataacaaattttactaattatttatagatttatacaattattcatttaaaacaaattaaaaaaaaaatgtttttcataatttctttatcttatgtatttcatttttaattcatcaatattatttaaatgatatcaacaaacaaacaattctcgaaaaaaataaatctggctccaaacaatatttaatttcgttAATTGAGGGTGCGGATTCCATAACATGCCGAGCGCCGAGGCCTATAAAACGTAACGTTATTTAGGTTAAATTtacgaaaatttcaaaatgatactatattttattacaattatttaaggTTGAAAGTAAATCGCATCGGTGGACGAAGTTTGGGCCCGAGAGGGTGCGCATCAGTGTTACgcatttacatataaaaggtttaaaaatattttagtgcCCTTCTTCctatatcatcaaaattattcacTATACTGGTAATATTAGGTTATTGGTAATGTATGTATACTCTCTGATAGACAcaatatacatacacacatacaaCACATGAGCCAAGAAACGACGAGAcgaaagagaaagagagaatGACCGCTcgcaatgataaaaattttgattctgataattgaatatcttttaaaatccACGGATGGAAAATATCATAGATGGGCTTAAAAAGATGACCgctaatgataaaattttgattctgataattgaatatcttttaaaatccACGGtggaaaattatcattgagGGCTTAAATATTGTAAGAAGTACAAACTGATAGTAAATTAAGCAAAATCGTATAGAAACTTTTTTAACTACAGAAGAAAATATGTGTTCAGTCCCTATACCTACgcgttaaagttgtcaactttgacattaaGGTACAACtagggaaaattaaaaataatgacgatttcacgaattttatagagtagataattgaaataacgatacacctttttctttaatcagtttttttgttataagatgtttttttgattaattaactgttaaagatggtccttttttttgaggttaaaCATAGGCTCTTATGGAAAATGATGTTCGGCTTTTCATAATACCCCAtcgaaatacttgaaaaaataatgccatatttaccaaaaactaaaggataaaactagaaaaaaagacgaaaaatcaTCACCCAAATTTAGTATaggttttaatattcaattttaattaatagaggataataaatttttgtctttgtctaaatacttGAGTGGAAGTGAGAAACAGTATTCTCTTTCTAATCTTTCGTCCTTTTCGCactcatgaatatataatgtttttagcAAACATCCGCCAGATGTCTCTCATTTTGCTCTAGTTGTAccttaattatctaaaaaaaaaccacggtacaaaattctgaaaaaaaattaacaaaatagataattattctgGCTTTTATATGGGACCAAAAATTCGAAAATCGTATAGTTGGAAATTCTATTTACTTTCAAccttaatgaattaaaaattaaattttaatatttttttttcgaaaaaaacattatttttccagGTCTAACTCGTCATAACTTTGTTGATAATCAATGAATCGACTTGAAACTTGGCATATAGTTTTGTTATAGTCTAGCGATTATAAaagtgatttataaaaataatatttagttgtattgtttttttttattaatttattgagtaaTGCCGGTCGGAAAATACGTTTTTTGAACTCTaagattaaaaattgaggaaaatgtcgagaaaattttagaatttaaaaacttgtcagtggcaacATTGTTCATctatatatcaagaagtttttccCAAATTTTCCCAAGtttttttaccaataattaaccaagttattaataaacaaattgtgAGCTGTCTTTATACGTTTTTAGGCGCTTTCTTgtgggtgtttatttttttcctgtttactTTTACGCATGCGCAGTTGAATGCGCAGTtagcaaaaagtcagtttgcaacagcgtaggacataaggggctggatcagccatgttttaattcttattttttaagaattaggtgctttcttatgggtgtttattttttttcactttaatgcgcatgatcatgcacatgcgtcTGTCATGCAAAATTGAGAAGGGAACagtaggtgctttcttttgtgtatttattttttttcacttgaatgcgcatgatcatgcacatgcgcatATTATGCAAACATGAGGAAAAAgcagtggcgtcgaacaaataattcttaaaaaatgaaaattgaaacatggctgatccagcctctcatgtcctacgctgttgccaactgactttttgctgactgcgcattcaattgcgcatgcgcgaaaaaaaacaggaaaaaaaataaatacacaaaagaaagcacctaatggcgtcgaaacaaataattcttaaaaaatgagaattaaaacatggctgatccagctccttatgtcctacgctgttgca from Aphidius gifuensis isolate YNYX2018 linkage group LG5, ASM1490517v1, whole genome shotgun sequence includes:
- the LOC122857546 gene encoding 39S ribosomal protein L44, mitochondrial; the protein is MNAFCLCPRVIIRAHMPMTIDSLGKRYIKRHVAPTFKEIGKRKKQLCAPLEPVRSSFLEWNYDAEIYAFNQRLTEKFDSKLLVRALTHRSYVVQQENEERKVGIEDHQITIDDNQELINVGSTLTSKIVKIYLSLALPRAPKECIQACHDHLLTEEVLARSSLLIGTKDIILTEESPPLQSTLANTFLALVAALSKSTNEVHAGKFVRDFILMTLTERDLAELWCPENPIKILNKILANETKEPVEPRLITQCGVNSVLPAYQIALYSKKEYLAEGIETSVEKAMRVASLNALYDMFGISSSSKPIAANIIVDPSSNPVENLPLNEWCTRNATKLMEKRSV